Proteins encoded in a region of the Nitrospira sp. genome:
- the sppA gene encoding signal peptide peptidase SppA → MRKRLLRGAAVVGIAAMLSGCITVNLPPGPGPLTETELSGSGSAKVLMLDLSGILSSTEGEGFYPAPSPVARLKEALLKAAADSAVKAILLRINSPGGTVTASDMLYHELRMFKQKRNIPIVASILDVGASGGYYVAMAADTVMAHPSSVTGSLGVIMVTMNAQGLLEKIGVQAVAVTSGPRKDMGSPFRAMTDEERTIFQTVINGLYEQFISVITQGRPNLSADTIRKLADGRIYSGEQAKAAGLIDGIGYLEDAVELAKKRAGVAEARLVVYQQMGEYRHNIYSRLTGPPDRGAWNALTHFDLMALVRSGTPQFMYLWMP, encoded by the coding sequence ATGCGTAAACGATTGCTCCGCGGCGCGGCGGTTGTCGGCATCGCCGCGATGTTGAGTGGCTGCATCACCGTCAATCTGCCTCCGGGTCCCGGGCCGCTCACGGAGACGGAACTCAGCGGGTCCGGTTCAGCTAAGGTGCTGATGCTCGATCTGTCGGGCATTCTCAGTTCGACGGAAGGGGAGGGGTTCTATCCCGCCCCCAGTCCAGTGGCCCGCCTAAAAGAAGCGCTGCTAAAAGCGGCGGCCGACTCGGCTGTCAAAGCTATTCTGCTGCGTATCAACAGCCCCGGTGGTACCGTGACTGCCTCCGACATGCTCTATCATGAGCTACGCATGTTCAAACAGAAGCGGAACATTCCCATTGTCGCTTCCATTCTGGATGTAGGCGCGTCGGGCGGTTATTACGTGGCCATGGCTGCGGATACTGTCATGGCTCATCCCTCGTCCGTCACCGGCAGCCTTGGTGTCATCATGGTCACGATGAACGCGCAAGGACTGCTGGAAAAAATTGGCGTACAGGCTGTGGCTGTGACCTCAGGGCCGCGGAAGGACATGGGCTCGCCTTTTCGGGCCATGACGGACGAGGAGCGCACGATCTTCCAGACGGTCATCAACGGGCTCTATGAACAGTTTATCAGCGTTATCACGCAAGGAAGACCCAATCTCTCGGCCGACACGATCCGAAAACTAGCCGACGGACGCATCTATTCGGGCGAGCAGGCCAAGGCCGCCGGCCTCATTGACGGCATCGGCTATCTCGAAGACGCGGTCGAACTGGCCAAGAAGCGTGCGGGAGTGGCCGAGGCCCGGCTGGTTGTCTATCAGCAGATGGGGGAATATCGGCACAATATTTATTCGCGTCTGACAGGCCCACCTGATCGCGGAGCCTGGAATGCGCTGACGCATTTCGATTTGATGGCGCTGGTCCGCAGCGGCACGCCGCAATTTATGTATCTCTGGATGCCGTGA
- the carA gene encoding glutamine-hydrolyzing carbamoyl-phosphate synthase small subunit: MKKAILALADGTVFEGQPLGHEGESAGEVVFNTAMTGYQEILTDPSYKGQIVTMTCPQIGNYGVAREDRESWRLWVEGFIVKEASRTSSNWRAEQSLDSYLKAAKVVGIQGIDTRELTRHLRENGTQQGLISHVDLDQKRAVEKARTAPSIIGRDLAAEVTCAKHYEWTEGSGAWAPVAGGQAKKSSARRFKVVVYDFGVKQNILRRLVDVGCSVTVVPASTPAQRVEAMKPDGIVLSNGPGDPEGVPYAIAAARSLIGTRPILGICLGHQILGLALGLKTYKLKFGHHAANHPVIDLRTRKVEITSQNHNFAVRPPAGVTANAKNPSVITTPFGRVALSHLSLNDDSVEGMICLDKPVLSVQYHPEASPGPHDSAYLFEQFVLMMETAHA, from the coding sequence ATGAAAAAAGCAATTTTAGCTTTGGCTGATGGAACGGTCTTTGAAGGTCAGCCGCTCGGCCACGAGGGGGAATCAGCTGGGGAGGTGGTCTTCAACACGGCCATGACCGGCTATCAAGAAATCCTGACCGATCCCTCTTATAAAGGTCAAATCGTGACCATGACCTGCCCGCAGATTGGCAACTATGGCGTGGCGCGGGAGGACCGCGAATCCTGGCGACTCTGGGTCGAGGGCTTTATCGTCAAGGAGGCCAGCCGCACATCGAGTAACTGGCGGGCTGAGCAATCGTTGGACAGCTACCTGAAAGCTGCAAAGGTCGTCGGTATCCAGGGGATCGACACGCGTGAGCTCACACGACACCTGCGCGAAAATGGCACACAGCAGGGGCTGATCTCGCACGTGGATCTGGACCAGAAACGTGCTGTCGAGAAGGCCCGCACCGCGCCCTCCATTATCGGACGCGATCTGGCCGCTGAAGTGACCTGTGCCAAGCACTATGAATGGACCGAGGGCTCGGGGGCTTGGGCACCGGTCGCAGGCGGGCAGGCGAAAAAGAGCTCCGCCCGCCGTTTCAAGGTGGTCGTCTACGATTTCGGCGTAAAACAGAATATTTTACGGCGACTGGTGGACGTCGGCTGCTCAGTCACCGTCGTACCGGCCTCAACTCCGGCGCAGAGGGTCGAGGCCATGAAGCCAGATGGCATTGTGCTCTCCAACGGTCCCGGCGACCCGGAAGGCGTACCCTACGCGATTGCGGCAGCCCGATCATTGATCGGCACGCGTCCGATCCTCGGCATCTGCCTCGGCCATCAGATTCTCGGCCTTGCGCTCGGTCTGAAGACCTACAAATTGAAATTTGGCCATCATGCGGCCAACCATCCCGTCATAGACCTGCGTACCCGCAAGGTCGAGATCACCTCGCAGAACCATAATTTTGCGGTGAGGCCTCCTGCCGGCGTGACAGCGAACGCCAAGAATCCGTCAGTCATCACAACGCCGTTCGGGCGCGTCGCACTCAGCCATTTGAGCCTGAACGACGATTCGGTTGAGGGTATGATCTGTCTCGACAAGCCAGTGCTGTCGGTCCAATACCATCCGGAAGCGTCGCCTGGTCCGCATGATTCGGCCTATCTCTTCGAACAATTTGTTTTGATGATGGAGACCGCGCATGCGTAA